GCTCAGCGTTCCGTTGCTGTCACCCAGTGTCGTCGCTGTAACAGCCTGCGCGTTGAAGTTGATGGGAGGGAATTTGGCACTGTCAGCCGCAGGCGCTGTGAGAGTCGGCTCAGCAGATGAAAGAGCCTTGGATTGACCGGACTTGGGCTCCGCGGGCGCCGGGCTCTGCAAATCCTCAAACACCTCGTCGCCGGCCGAAGTCCCTGTGGACGCGTGAGCTTCCGTGTCATCCGACTCTTGGAGGGCCGTCAGAGGCCCCTGACCGGACGGCAATGCATCCTTTCCGGTTGCCGATCGTCTGGTTGAGGGAGCTTCTGTCGAGAGCCTGGAAGGTATGGTCGCCAGCGTAGGGGTTTCCTGCGCTTCTTTGAGGCGCTTCTCTTGAACCGCCAGTGCGAGTTCTTTTTTGTTCAGTTCTTCTTGGAGGCTCCTCACTTTTTCAACCAGAGCGTTGTCCTGCTTGATCTCGGCCTGATTGCCGGAGACAAGCCCTCGGGCTCCCAGGCCGGCTAAAACCGCTCCCACGCCCAGCGCTCCCACCAAGGCAACAACGCCTATTCTAAGTCGAAGAGGGGTCAGTTCGATCTGACGGGAGGTGCCTGCCTCGTTTATGATGACAATGGAATAGCGGGCTTTGGAACGGACTTTGGGTACCGGTATAGGAGGGATTTCCCTATAAGGGGGACCAGTCTTCAGAGAGGATTCGGAACCCTTTATCTTTGCTGCCAGCCAAGACCATGCGTTTCCAACCTTTGTCACTGTATTCATCTCCCCGGAAGGTCTGGACAAACCGTATGACTAGTTGGTCTTGAACCTTCCTGATTTCCACCCGGTCCATCTCAACTCGGATCTGGCGGTACTTTCGGAAGAAGCTCTTCTTCGTTTGCAGGAAAGTTTTATAGGTTGCCTTATCCTGCCCGAAATCCGCATGATACATTTTTACGTACCTGTCAAGATCCTTTTGCTCCCAGGCCAGCTTCCACTTGTTGAGAAAGCCGAAAACCGCTTCTTTTTCCGATACCTTGAGAGTTTGTGGATCCCCAGCCGAGGCTTCCATCCCAAAGGGCCGCGACGCAGCTTCTCCACTCTCCTTCGGGGCTGACGCCACCAGCGGGGTGGGCTCTGCGGTCGCTGGTTTGCCGTCCAACATCTGGCCGGGCTTAACCGTTAACGGGCCAGAGGCCTCCGGCTTTGGTTTCACCGGCTCCGCTGCCACAACCACCTGCCGGACATGCCTGCGGCGCTCAGGTACCGCCTCGGGAACAGGGCTGTACGCGGGCACCATGCTGGCGACTATTAGCCTTTCGGGAAATGAGCCATCCGCGGATTTCTCGTTTACTTCCAGAGGCGGAACTGACTCACCATTTGTGGTCGCCCCTGCCAACCTGTGCAATACTACCCCTTTTGACGGAGCAGACGGCCTCGGCGTCTCGTTCTCCTCGTAACTCCCGTTCTCCGGCTCATCGGTGGAAACCAAGCGGATGCGGAAATCTTGTCCCTCATCCGTTCCCAAGCCCGGCTGTCCGCCGGCTCTGGCGATAAGAGGCCCTGCCGGGAAAGGATCATCCACCGGCTGATGGTAATCCTCCACGTAGATCTCGTATTTCCCTTTGTGGGTCAAGTACAGCACTTTTATGCCCGAACTCGTGAAGCCGTCGGAACTGTAATTCTGAGTAAAGATCGCGGTTATCAGCCCGTTTTGCCTGTAAAGATACACCGCGCCGAGCCGAACACGAATCTTCGAGTAACGCTTGTTCAGCTTGCGTTTCTTTTCCTTCCATCCGTTGTAGTCCAACCAACAGCTTTGGAAATTAGTGGAATAGCGTGACATGTACCCGTCGAGATCTCGCGTCTCCCAGCTTTGTCGCCACCGTTCGACGAAATCCCTCACTTCCCGCTCCTGTTCGACGATGCGGGATCTGGGCGCCATCAGCATTTTTTCCACGACAATCAACGGGGTGCTCTGTAGCCTTACGAACCGCGAGATCTTGACCAGGTCCTGATTCTCGACCGCTATGCAACCATTGGAATCGGGCTTGGGGCCCAGGGGCTTATCGCGGCCGTGCAGCCAAATTCCATCACCGTTCTTGCCTCGACGACGGTCAACGAAATTCGGATAATCAGTGGTGAAAGCCCATAGACCGTACTTGGTAGGCAGCGTGCGCCCGTCAATGACAGAGCAAAAGAAATAGACCCCCTCCGGGGTTCTCATATCCCCCCTTACCCATTTGTCGCCATCGTTTTCGCCTGTTGAACATTTGTAGGATTCGACCATGGTGGGCTCACCGTCTTTAACCTTCCAGACGGTCAGCTTCTGCTGGGATTTGTCGACTATCAGAGCATGAAAAGACCCTTCCACCATCCAGTTCATCAGAGCGACAGGATAAAGAGGTTCTCCGCATTCGGCTGCGGGAGAGCCGAAAAGTGTCAGGCATACAGTCAGTGGCAGGAGTATTTTTGCCAGCAGCCCAGCCTGAGGGAGCGATTTTTGGGAATTGAGCAACAACATACGCTTTTCTTTACAAGTACTTGACCCAAAAGTCAAGAGATTTTACATTAACTTTTGAATTCAACATCTTGAAAGATTTAGTTAAAAACCCTATTAAAAATGGAGTCCACCCACCTCAACGCATGGTCAATGTCAAAAGCCGCTTCTATCTCCTTGATTGGCAGATGCTTCAGAATCTCCGCATCCTCCAGGAGGAGCCCCTTGAAATCCCGGTTCTCTTCCCACGCTTTCATTGCATTGCGCTGCACCAGGGCGTAAGCCTCTTCTCGCGTAAGGCCTCTGTCCACCAACCCGATCAGGATAGACTCGGAAAAGATTAGTCCTCGGCTTGAATGGAGGTTTTCCATCATCTTTTCCTTGTATATCAGCATGTTGCGTATCACCGACGTAAGCCGATGAAGCATGAAATCAGCCAAGATGGTGGCGTCCGGCGCGATGACCCTTTCCACGGAGGAATGCGAGATGTCCCGTTCGTGCCATAGCGGGACATTCTCCATGGCAGTCATCGCGTAGCCTCTAATGAGCCTGGCCAACCCGCTCAGGTTCTCCGTGAGCACGGGGTTCCGCTTGTGAGGCATGGCGGATGACCCCTTTTGCCCTTTGTGGAAGAACTCTTCCACCTCCGCGACCTCTGTTCGTTGGAGATGCCGTATTTCCACAGCGATCTTTTCCAGGCTCGAGGCCATCAGGGCCAGGGCCGTAAAGTACTGCGCATGGCGGTCCCGCTGAATGATCTGGCTCGATACGGAAGCAGGCTTAAGGCCCAGTTTGGCCAATACGGCTTCTTCCATCTGAGGGTCCAGATGAGCATAGGTTCCCACGGCCCCCGAGATCTTCCCCACAGAGATTGTCTCAAGGGCTTCATCCCATCGAATCAGATGCCGACCCATCTCACTGTAGAACAGGGCCAATTTCAGGCCGAAGGTGATCGGCTCCGCGTGGATACCGTGCGAGCGGCCTACCATCGGAGTGTGGCGATGCTCCAGGGCCCGCTCCTTGAGCGCATCCATGAGCGAAACAAGGCCTTCACGGATCAGCCGGCCGGCCTCTTGGAGAAGCAGGCACAGAGCCGTATCTACTACGTCATAGGATGTGAGGCCTCTGTGAATGAATCGAGAGTCCTCGCCCACGAATTCCGCCACAGACGTGGTAAAAGCAATCACGTCATGGCGAGTGGTTACTTCGATTTCGTCTATTCTCTTCGGATCGAAATCGGCTTTGGCCCTGATGCGTTCCATGCTCTCTCGAGGTATAACCCCTCGGTCGGCCCAAGCTTCACAGACGGCGAGTTCTATATCCAGCCACTTGCGGTAACGGTTGCTGGGTTCCCAGATTTTTCCCATTTCCGCACGAGTGTATCGTGGGACCAAGTGTAAATCCTTTCTCAGAGCCCCTACCGCGGAGCACGAGCGCCGACTCGGTGGCCAAAGTAATGCAAAGCCGTCCGACCGGCTCGATTTGCCGCTCTGCGGATTCACCGGCAGTGTTAGCGAACGGCAGCACGCACTTGCATTGCACAAGGCTCCCCGGATTCGCATTCTACTGTAATTTCTTGCACCTTATTGTATAAAACCAAATGTTCAGCCCACACAGATAACCACAGTCCACCATATCATGTCAGAACACGTCTTGCAAATCTAAAAGTTAGAGGCATATGAGCGTTCAGTTAAGCGAACAAATCGAGAGTGAAGGCCATAGAGCATCGTAAGACCCGTCTTCGAGGCAATTTGATGCTTCACCCTTCCCCGCGGAAGTGACAAGGTCTCAAAGGCACCACTTATTCCGGGGTCCTGCTTTTTTTGAAACCTTGTTCTTCATGAGAGCATCTAAATAGTTGACCAAGTTAGGTTGCCTGATAATTCTCAAAGGCTCTCCCGACAAGAAAAGGAGGGTGAACTAATGGCGAGAACTGAGAAAGCTGAAAACGTTGTAAGAGAGATGGAGCGAGTCACGCCATATATGTACGAAGGGTTGTACGGTAACTTCCTGCGCAATTTCATGGAATCCGACAAATCCAAATGGACCCACGACCTGTCTCGCTACTTGAGCAACGCGAACCAGGACTGGGCTGAGATCGGCGATGATATCGCAGAGGTACTCTGGGAAAGATTTGAGAGAAGGATTTCGTGCTAATGAATGGTGCGGAGGCAATGCCTATTTTGAGAGGTCGAGGGCTGTCGCGGCTCTATTACAGTAAGTGTTTCGCAAGATGGGCTGGAGCAAGGGCAGTGTAACAACGTTTTGTCGGAAACACATAGGTCCGGCGGAAAAGGAAAGGCCGCGATAACCATCAGTTTCGCGGCCTCATTGCTTCCTATGGACTACCTGTAGCCTTTACGCAGCGCCCTCGCTTTTGGATTCCGATGCCTCGGCCGGCGCTGGAGGAACATAATTCGGTGCCACAGGAATTGTCATGTTCCTGCCTGCTGATTTGCCCCAGGCAATAGCAACGGTTCTATAACCCAGATGGGCGAACTTCGAGAAAGGAAGATACAGCAGAAGGCCCAACACAAACATCAGGTGTACCGTGTACAGGCCGTAGGCCCCACCTATTGACCCTCCCCACCGGAACAGCTCGGTCAGCAGGCCAGTGACTCCGGTGCCGAAAATCGTAAAGAGGAAAAACCAGTCGAAGTACGAACTGTTTCCCGTCTGCTCAGGGGCCGTCAGCCTTCTAACCAGCATGATCCCCAGTCCGAGCACGAACGCTACAGCGCTCACATTGCCGAGAATCTTGATCGGAATGGCGTTGGGACCGTTCATAGACGGCGGTTTCATCAGTTCCTTCATTCCGAAGATTTCTCCCAGAATGTCCACCTGGAGAAACACCAAGCCGGTAGTGATAAACAGCCCTATCATCCCCCAGAAAACGAGAAGATGCGATGCATATCGAATGTTGTTGGCTTCGCAGTCTTTGAAGGTTGTGTGCGGCAGGATCTCTTTCAACGCGTCAATGAGACTGGGCACAAAAGGCTTGCGAGCGCCGCCTGCCTCGGACGAGGCGCTTTTCTCGAGAGCATTCCAATAACTCTTGAGGCTAAACACCAGCGACACTACGGCAAACAGCATAGCGAGGGAAAAGACCACCTGAATCGCCCGCACCCAAATGAAGCCGTCGCGGGGATCAAGATGATGCGCTGAATATTTTACAGGGCCTGCGGGAAACGTCCACCCGCTGATATAAACCAGGAACAAAACCACCACGACAGGAATGCCTACGGCAAGAACAAACAGCGACGGCTCGCCCACAAGCTTGCCCAGGAACGAGGGCCAGGAATTGTTCTGTATGTTCATCTTGCGCACGGCTTTAAGAACATCAGCGGGATATGCACCACGGGGACATTGGGTGGAGCAGTCATTGCACTGGTGACACAACCACACGTCGGGATCGTTGAGAAGCCGGTCTTTTAGCCCCCACTGGGCCCAAATCATCTCTTTTCGAGGGTAAGGGCGATTGTCCGGGGCTATACGGCAAGCAACCGAGCATGTGGCGCATTGATAGCACTTTTTCAGGTCGCCGGCTCCGGCTGCTATTAGATCCTTGGTGAACTGAAGATCAGGTTCGGCAACTATACCGTTTGCCATCGGTGAACCTCCTTAAAAGCCTTTGTACGGGTTGGGATCGAATCCGGAGAGCAATTCCATGAAGTCATCAATCATGGCCGGCAGCTGATTGAACTCGTCTATAGCCAATTGGAGCACACGGATGCGTTCCGGTTCCAGGACGAGACGTTGCAGAGTCTCGGCAATCTTTCCCATTCGATACTCGGCAAGCTCGCTCCCTTTCACGAAGTGGCACTGATAATCGTCGCCGTACTTGCATCCGATCAGCATGATGCCGTCGATGCCTTTGGAAAGCGCGTCCGCTATCCAGACCATGTTGATGTTTCCCAGGCACCTCAACGGAATGAACCTGACATGGGGACTGTATTGAATCCGGTTCATCCCCGCCATGTCGACGGCCGGAAAAGCATCGTTCTCGCAAATGAATATTACCACCCGCGGTTTCTCGGAATACTCGTCGGGAACGTCGATGGACTTGACCATGGAA
The Desulfomonile tiedjei genome window above contains:
- a CDS encoding L,D-transpeptidase family protein, with amino-acid sequence MLLLNSQKSLPQAGLLAKILLPLTVCLTLFGSPAAECGEPLYPVALMNWMVEGSFHALIVDKSQQKLTVWKVKDGEPTMVESYKCSTGENDGDKWVRGDMRTPEGVYFFCSVIDGRTLPTKYGLWAFTTDYPNFVDRRRGKNGDGIWLHGRDKPLGPKPDSNGCIAVENQDLVKISRFVRLQSTPLIVVEKMLMAPRSRIVEQEREVRDFVERWRQSWETRDLDGYMSRYSTNFQSCWLDYNGWKEKKRKLNKRYSKIRVRLGAVYLYRQNGLITAIFTQNYSSDGFTSSGIKVLYLTHKGKYEIYVEDYHQPVDDPFPAGPLIARAGGQPGLGTDEGQDFRIRLVSTDEPENGSYEENETPRPSAPSKGVVLHRLAGATTNGESVPPLEVNEKSADGSFPERLIVASMVPAYSPVPEAVPERRRHVRQVVVAAEPVKPKPEASGPLTVKPGQMLDGKPATAEPTPLVASAPKESGEAASRPFGMEASAGDPQTLKVSEKEAVFGFLNKWKLAWEQKDLDRYVKMYHADFGQDKATYKTFLQTKKSFFRKYRQIRVEMDRVEIRKVQDQLVIRFVQTFRGDEYSDKGWKRMVLAGSKDKGFRILSEDWSPL
- a CDS encoding adenylosuccinate lyase, whose protein sequence is MVPRYTRAEMGKIWEPSNRYRKWLDIELAVCEAWADRGVIPRESMERIRAKADFDPKRIDEIEVTTRHDVIAFTTSVAEFVGEDSRFIHRGLTSYDVVDTALCLLLQEAGRLIREGLVSLMDALKERALEHRHTPMVGRSHGIHAEPITFGLKLALFYSEMGRHLIRWDEALETISVGKISGAVGTYAHLDPQMEEAVLAKLGLKPASVSSQIIQRDRHAQYFTALALMASSLEKIAVEIRHLQRTEVAEVEEFFHKGQKGSSAMPHKRNPVLTENLSGLARLIRGYAMTAMENVPLWHERDISHSSVERVIAPDATILADFMLHRLTSVIRNMLIYKEKMMENLHSSRGLIFSESILIGLVDRGLTREEAYALVQRNAMKAWEENRDFKGLLLEDAEILKHLPIKEIEAAFDIDHALRWVDSIFNRVFN
- the qmoC gene encoding quinone-interacting membrane-bound oxidoreductase complex subunit QmoC, with product MANGIVAEPDLQFTKDLIAAGAGDLKKCYQCATCSVACRIAPDNRPYPRKEMIWAQWGLKDRLLNDPDVWLCHQCNDCSTQCPRGAYPADVLKAVRKMNIQNNSWPSFLGKLVGEPSLFVLAVGIPVVVVLFLVYISGWTFPAGPVKYSAHHLDPRDGFIWVRAIQVVFSLAMLFAVVSLVFSLKSYWNALEKSASSEAGGARKPFVPSLIDALKEILPHTTFKDCEANNIRYASHLLVFWGMIGLFITTGLVFLQVDILGEIFGMKELMKPPSMNGPNAIPIKILGNVSAVAFVLGLGIMLVRRLTAPEQTGNSSYFDWFFLFTIFGTGVTGLLTELFRWGGSIGGAYGLYTVHLMFVLGLLLYLPFSKFAHLGYRTVAIAWGKSAGRNMTIPVAPNYVPPAPAEASESKSEGAA